In the Plasmodium chabaudi chabaudi strain AS genome assembly, chromosome: 13 genome, one interval contains:
- a CDS encoding zinc finger protein, putative, translating into MEDDILNAYNSINSINNAPYTNFITSKKRNFLKEYNQYGYDINHKKLRKSLYENFELLKRKILNVNDICIDHFKDMENYIEEIEELKSIYNYFFNSSNSILFDNNDLLYVNKKFCSINFHDIFVNKNIFCDNTRAIFNNFINNYEYNDDYNNNQINDKGETIYNDNIQDENDVHKKAISLFQKNMDTNKTTSLGKRILNHVSNQLLYIDDLSMYDVLLLLSFVVRLQDEHKKNEKEEKDLEGIANINQLKINFYSLKEIFRYYYKDKTFQCQTCGLRFTTSLDKLNHIENHYKQNYNYITNSDKSNNNKSKKKYIYLDNVNLPIEFFVCKYYSYFEDLYNNTITKNSSSFNFNNQFGNARKSSNTRAQNERYNYEIVKKAEEFETFEKEKNILNDDLLNIKHEKCSTEDEQIQTYTEELNDNLNKLKKKNIAQYLATDIEIGAKKSNEYNSNFNIAKNGVENLFDFSSLKNEMDRFLFLKENEKDKNINDKNTKSNNIDNDIKYSDENTKETSFFDFIYGNQNTYDVYLSNYYTLAGDNNVLLNYIDGDSMYKNIMKCLEIEDFKFPSWIPQRSIQTFLIKPIEEIYQNEDDMKNNINSMYSTPNIHIDNNNVNISYINHSSSNNIKDNNISFAEKNMNDSYINNYTTKEVGIMNDKVDIQNNLWMIFSKSDFHMTMKLAPLNILLSASQKYKKILSSPNYGNDNFDNSYVKNEQGYLQIADNIYTEQHLEKSEQIKIKKEIKEEKIETSKIKGEIKKEKKQKSKIDDKEKNNEDSNLMNFMSSENFKGDNDDNMTLFFSFVNIFSRNNILQIDAFKNIFLYYLRDSYFTLFNNLTNDINFIEIKNKLYNYIYNTYAQKVPIFDLNNYHISYCFLCKEKFNYKYSYAYNDYYYTDVISVDLDNSLKEDNEESYNFNFNINNINQDAEKNISHNLSYDILDTKINEMDKFINTIILGNEKSQEKNNIEDDSEKFICDDLKKCDDKIDSSPCLEHIFNMVKTMLDQNFKFNKTVIEPCISYNYNSKSSNTNNRKKNVFNEYNNLYKNFCIPYETMDILYNLRKENECNKLGYINGPIDFSSISENIPGSNINKGNNANFENNKYGVSKSLDINQEYKNEDIENFVKNYENVMEDITGYSLENVYKDRKEGTNTFNEIIKCYINDSNHKKNKYSHIYFPSKNYLHTNFTYFHSQCFKNYIEYYISPYFFLSKLDEENLNRVILHAIKNFFNVYKYVCNFESSEKKTNAQFSGYSNINKLKQEKPVHREKLKKKKHF; encoded by the coding sequence ATGGAGGACGATATATTAAACGCATATAATTCGATAAACAGCATAAACAATGCGCCATACActaattttataacatcaaaaaaaaggaacTTCTTGAAAGAATATAATCAATATGGCTATGATATTaaccataaaaaattaagaaaatCATTATACgaaaattttgaattgttaaaaaggaaaatactAAATGTTAATGATATATGTATTGATCATTTTAAAGAtatggaaaattatattgaagaaattgaagaattaaaaagtatatataactatttttttaatagtagtaatagtattttatttgataataatgatttattatatgtaaataaaaagttttgtagtattaattttcatgatatttttgttaataaaaatattttttgtgacAATACAAGagcaatttttaataattttataaataactatgaatataatgatgactataataataatcaaataaatgaCAAAGGGGAAACGatttataatgataatatccAAGATGAGAATGATGTCCATAAAAAAGCTATATCcctttttcaaaaaaatatggatacAAACAAAACTACGAGTTTAGGAAAACGAATATTAAATCATGTGTCAAATCAACTATTATACATTGATGACCTATCTATGTATGATGTTTTATTGTTGCTTTCATTTGTTGTTAGATTACAAGatgaacataaaaaaaatgaaaaagaagaaaaagacTTAGAAGGTATTGCTAATATTAATCagttaaaaattaatttttattcattaaaagaaatatttagatattattataaagacAAAACATTTCAATGCCAAACTTGTGGATTGAGATTTACAACAAGTCTGGATAAATTAAATCATATAGAAAAtcattataaacaaaattataattatattaccAATTCAGATAAAtcaaacaataataaaagtaaaaaaaaatatatttatcttgATAATGTTAATTTACCAATTGAATTTTTTGTGTGCAAATATTACTCCTATTTTGAAGAcctatataataatacaattacaaaaaatagtagttcctttaattttaataatcaATTTGGCAATGCTCGAAAAAGTAGCAATACACGAGCTCAAAATGAAAGATATAATTATGAGATTGTAAAAAAAGCTGAAGAATTTGAAAcatttgaaaaagaaaaaaatattttaaatgacgatttattaaatattaaacatGAAAAATGTTCAACAGAAGATGAGCAAATTCAAACTTATACAGAAGAGCTAAATGATAATTTGaacaaattaaagaaaaaaaacattgcACAATATTTGGCAACTGATATAGAAATAGgtgcaaaaaaaagtaacGAATATAATTCAAACTTTAATATAGCGAAAAACGGGGTAGAAAACTTGTTTGATTTTTCATCtctaaaaaatgaaatggatagattcctttttttaaaagagaatgaaaaagataaaaatataaatgataaaaatactaaatcgaataatattgataatgatataaaatattctgaTGAAAATACTAAGGAAACAagtttttttgattttatatatggtAACCAAAATACATATGATGTTTATTTATCTAATTATTATACCTTAGCTGGTGATAATAATgttcttttaaattatatagatGGTGATTctatgtataaaaatattatgaaatgtTTAGAAATCGAAGATTTTAAATTTCCATCATGGATACCTCAAAGAAGTATacaaacatttttaataaagccaatcgaagaaatatatcaaaatgaagatgatatgaaaaataatataaatagcaTGTACTCAACTCCTAATATACACATCGACAATAACAATGTTAACATTTCTTATATAAATCACAGTAGCAGCAACAATATAAaggataataatatttcatttgctgaaaaaaatatgaatgactcatatattaataattatactaCTAAAGAAGTTGGAATAATGAATGACAAGGTTGACATTCAAAATAACTTGTGGATGATTTTCTCAAAAAGTGATTTCCATATGACCATGAAATTGGCTCCTCTCAATATACTCTTATCAGCatcacaaaaatataaaaaaattttatcatcacCAAATTATggaaatgataattttgataatagtTATGTGAAAAACGAACAAGGCTATTTGCAAATTGCagacaatatatatactgaACAACACTTAGAAAAAAGCgagcaaataaaaattaagaaagaaatcaaagaagaaaaaattgaaacaAGCAAAATTAAAggggaaataaaaaaagaaaaaaaacaaaaaagcaAAATTGATGataaggaaaaaaataacgaaGATTCAAATCTAATGAATTTTATGTCATCAGAAAATTTCAAAGGTGacaatgatgataatatgactttatttttttcttttgtgaatatatttagcagaaacaatattttacaGATAGAcgcatttaaaaatatatttctttattatttacggGATAGCTATTTTACCCtgtttaataatttaacaaatgatataaactttattgaaataaaaaataagctttataattatatatataatacttaTGCCCAAAAGGTCCCAATATTTGATTTAAACAATTATCACATATCTTACtgttttttatgtaaagagaaatttaattataaatattcctATGCATATAACGACTATTACTATACAGATGTTATATCAGTAGATTTAGATAACTCATTAAAAGAAGATAATGAAGaatcatataatttcaattttaacattaataatattaatcaagatgctgaaaaaaatatatcccACAACCTTAGTTATGATATACTTGATACAAAGATTAACGAAATggacaaatttataaacacGATAATATTAGGCAATGAAAAATcacaagaaaaaaataacatcgAAGACGATTCAGAAAAATTCATTTGTGACgatttgaaaaaatgtgATGACAAAATAGATTCGAGCCCATGTTTggaacatatttttaatatggtTAAAACTATGCTTgatcaaaattttaaattcaaTAAAACTGTTATAGAACCATGTATAAGTTACAattataattcaaaaaGTAGCAATACTAataatcgaaaaaaaaatgtttttaacgaatataataatttatataaaaatttttgtattcCATATGAAACGATGGATATATTGTACAACTTAAGGAAAGAAAACGAATGTAACAAACTAGGCTATATTAATGGCCCTATTGATTTTTCATCAATTTCTGAGAATATTCCAGGTagtaacataaataaaggaaataacgccaattttgaaaataataaatatggtgTATCAAAATCCCTTGATATAAACCAAGAATACAAAAATGAGGATATcgaaaattttgtaaagaattatgaaaatgtcATGGAAGATATAACTGGTTATTCATTAGAAAATGTTTACAAAGATAGAAAAGAAGGAACAAATACATTTAAcgaaattattaaatgctatataaatgatagtaatcataaaaaaaacaaatacagtcatatttatttcccttcaaaaaattatttacacaCAAATTTTACCTATTTTCATAGCCAAtgctttaaaaattatatagaatattacatatcaccatatttttttttaagtaaatTGGATGAGGAAAATCTCAACCGAGTTATTTTACATGCtatcaaaaatttttttaatgtatataaatatgtatgtaattttgaaagcagtgaaaaaaaaacaaatgcaCAATTTTCTGGGTACagtaacataaataaattaaaacagGAAAAGCCTGTGCATCGagaaaagttaaaaaagaaaaaacatttttag
- a CDS encoding exonuclease V, mitochondrial, putative, which translates to MLTTYNVIWKKDEEDNNKLEKKGKGLNSCETKDKKETESYISDYEELINDIEDLIEEQQINETERLYKESKAPNEKFNKKNKLSITDLSAQLWCEQQLELVLTTGKRKETEAMKLGIKRHEVLEKEDHIIIDVEVNTREESLGYRLLNTITLLGQLYECKKAREVWVFGIVRNYVLRGIIDELRIEYDRVSKREYLIISDTKTRKEKKEPSLAQKKTSAIQVQTYCLLLQHLKCGKTDYQKLFEIYECDPNFEFTDPNLVKYKNLTNLAKEVNRLFLKLPKIKEEMEIVYEHQGVEFSRNHIPYFYDSTLYTINILLDYWDGKRSSDVVEDSDKWKCKFCDFVKNCVRCPLES; encoded by the coding sequence atgctgACTACATATAATGTAATTTGGAAAAAAGACGaagaagataataataagcTTGAAAAAAAGGGTAAAGGGCTAAATAGTTGTGAAacaaaagataaaaaagaaacagaAAGTTATATATCTGATTATGaagaattaataaatgatatagaAGATTTAATAGAAGAACAACAAATTAATGAAACTGAAagattatataaagaatcTAAAGCCcctaatgaaaaatttaataaaaaaaataaattaagtaTAACTGATTTATCTGCTCAATTATGGTGTGAGCAACAATTAGAATTAGTTTTAACCACAggtaaaagaaaagaaacgGAAGCTATGAAGTTAGGTATAAAAAGACATGAAGTATTAGAAAAAGAAgatcatataattatagatGTTGAAGTAAATACAAGAGAAGAATCATTAGGTTATCGTTTATTAAATACTATTACACTTTTAGGGCAATTATATGAATGCAAAAAAGCAAGAGAAGTATGGGTATTTGGTATAGTTCGAAATTATGTACTTAGAGGGATTATTGATGAACTTCGAATTGAATATGATAGGGTTTCTAAAAgagaatatttaataatatccGATACAAAAacaagaaaagaaaaaaaggaaCCAAGTTTAGCCCAAAAAAAGACTTCAGCCATACAAGTACAAACATATTGTTTATTGTTACAACATTTAAAATGTGGGAAAACTgattatcaaaaattatttgaaatttATGAATGTGATCCAAATTTTGAATTCACTGATCCAAATTTAGTTAAATATAAGaatttaacaaatttaGCTAAAGAAGTTAAtagattatttttaaaattgccaaaaattaaagaagaAATGGAAATTGTTTATGAACATCAAGGTGTTGAGTTTTCAAGAAATCACATCCCATACTTTTATGATTCAacattatatacaattaatATTCTTTTAGATTATTGGGATGGTAAACGATCTTCTGATGTTGTAGAAGATTCTGATAAATGGAAATGTAAATTTTGTGATTTTGTCAAAAATTGTGTTCGATGTCCATTAGAAAGTTAA
- a CDS encoding DNA-directed RNA polymerase III subunit RPC5, putative, producing the protein MDDDLKELSKYECTEESDRDSQTSNSDDEIEEEIDIYLNNVNENHINNINTYLIQYPLRPKYRPYNFTNNIQKIYKCKNYNKLKNIKNNFSTDEDTYIFEYKLHENIKDDVIHESNTIYKDEQIDKNISRLISTSVVCEYITNCICVFQYNEIKKKKEIYMIPLKHIYQFKPCYDNIKFNLSHNPKNSTREDEDVEGEIDTDSELKKEQKMIRNEIGVKNEITSSTKIEEDNNNKERNDNINNIVDGNWTSIGNIFEPDSCEAHEIISLFTNLNVNKNMVLQSNNNFDEDSGKLKRDDENMSDVEEIEFNSDGYLYINQICKYTNESWRNSLYNNNKEHKSKDIHGKNSGNNYKNAEDISTNLNMIHLFSLTLDEQILKIMRMKNVQNFIEIEKIIKKRVNNDVLINTLKTYCVNMLGLWIIKSKYLYKFLKCKDEEKKNDPETKLKNFSYVDYKISVRNLLLVIIFKQVEPLLLKYINDKKEKNDSIGIKSPGIEQKNNITNNLNKKINSSMPIIMENFEKATNLPSSVLSEIFIPLCEYKYTGYFFKHKMDENFIDNNTELCLFFNDKWKNKMVKVAKIIQTHKNSKIVINDYKLDIRTIEKIITDSLYNSCLFFDDIYNKVKKELKNTNIDLQIFERALNNIAININNMWLLRIDNQSEFNKCRNAVINIYQNNHNLILSKNEIIQHTEKIIKSPLTIPDIYFRNILKEFCVHKNGKYLFKGNDQLTNGGTDI; encoded by the coding sequence ATGGACGACGATTTAAAGGAACTAAGTAAGTATGAATGTACAGAAGAATCAGATAGAGATTCACAAACATCGAATTCAGATGATGAAATAGAGGAAGAgatagatatatatttaaataatgttaatgaaaatcatataaacaatattaatacatatttgaTACAATATCCATTACGCCCTAAATATAGaccatataattttacaaataatattcaaaagatatataaatgtaaaaattataataaattaaaaaatataaaaaataattttagtaCAGATGAagatacatatatatttgaatataaattacatgaaaatataaaagatgaTGTTATCCATGAGTCgaatacaatatataaagatgaacaaattgataaaaatataagtagATTAATAAGTACTAGTGTTGTGTGTGAATATATTACTAATTGTATATGCGTATTtcaatataatgaaataaaaaaaaaaaaagaaatatatatgataccattaaagcatatttatcaatttAAACCATgttatgataatataaaatttaatttgaGTCATAACCCCAAAAATTCAACTCGAGAAGACGAAGATGTTGAAGGGGAAATTGATACTGACTCTGAATTGAAGaaagaacaaaaaatgataagaaACGAAATAGGagtaaaaaatgaaataactAGTTCTACAAAAATAGaagaagataataataataaagaaagaaatgataatataaataatatagtaGATGGAAATTGGACTAGCattggaaatatatttgaacCAGACTCATGTGAAGCACATGAAATAATATCGTTGTTTACAAATTtgaatgtaaataaaaatatggttCTACAATcaaataacaattttgatGAGGATAGTGGAAAGTTAAAAAgagatgatgaaaatatgagTGATGTTGAAGAAATCGAATTTAATAGTGAtggatatttatatataaatcaaatatgcaaatataCCAATGAAAGCTGGAgaaattcattatataacaataataaagaacATAAAAGTAAAGATATTCATGGAAAGAATAGTggtaataattataagaaTGCAGAAGACATATctacaaatttaaatatgatacatttattttctttaactTTAGATgaacaaatattaaaaataatgagaaTGAAGAATgttcaaaattttattgaaattgaaaaaattattaaaaaaagggttaataatgatgtactaataaatacattaaaaacatattgtGTTAATATGTTAGGATTATGGATAATTAAATCaaagtatttatataaatttttaaaatgtaaagatgaagaaaaaaaaaacgatccagaaacaaaattaaaaaatttttcttatgtagattataaaattagtGTACGAAATTTATTACTagtcataatatttaaacaaGTTGAACCACTCttgttaaaatatataaatgacaaaaaggaaaaaaatgattctATAGGAATAAAAAGTCCTGGTattgaacaaaaaaataatatcaccaacaatttaaataaaaagataaattCATCAATGCCTATAATAAtggaaaattttgaaaaagcAACAAATTTACCAAGTAGTGTACTTTCTGAAATATTCATTCCTTTGtgtgaatataaatatactggatatttttttaaacataaaatggatgaaaattttatagataataatactgagttatgcttattttttaatgacaaatggaaaaacaaaatggtAAAAGTTGcaaaaattattcaaacacataaaaatagtaaaattgttattaatGATTATAAATTAGATATTAGAACTatcgaaaaaattattacagattcattatataatagttgtttattttttgatgatatatataataaagtaaaaaagGAACTCAAAAATACAAACATCGATCTACAAATATTTGAACGAGCTTTAAATAACATTgcaattaatataaataatatgtggTTATTACGTATAGATAACCAGAGTGAATTTAACAAATGTAGAAATGCagttattaatatttatcaaaataatcataatttgattttatctaaaaatgaaattattcAACATacagaaaaaattataaaatccCCTCTAACCATTCcggatatatattttagaaatattttgaagGAATTTTgtgttcataaaaatggaaaatatttatttaaggGAAATGACCAGTTAACAAATGGGGGTACTGATATTTAG
- a CDS encoding golgi apparatus membrane protein TVP23, putative — protein sequence MNRNNMFENEHNESTNINYPVSKNNNMNMNMSYDFNTNSSFQNDLNDYFNTFMQKTKHPYVCLTHIFFKLLSVILYFIGPFIFRSEKSKENDFIITFAITLFLVSLDFYLVKNITGRFLVKMIWWIDANPDYSNKIVFQSSEETSLNNMDKNIFWYALYAYFLIWLMQTIQMLMSLQLCWFLLCCICLFLSFYNLFNFWQCSKEQRKMVANIMSNVNLNYIYNKIFYNM from the exons ATGAATAGAAACAATATGTTTGAAAATGAACATAATGAAAGTACCAATATTAATTATCCagtatcaaaaaataacaatatgaACATGAATATGTCTTATGATTTTAATACGAATTCATCATTCCAAAATGACTTGAATGATTATTTTAACACATTTATGCAAAAAACGAAGCACCCATATGTGTGTTTAactcatatattttttaaactccTATCTGTGAtatt ATATTTCATTGGACCCTTCATATTTCGAAGTGAAAAGTCTAAGGAAAATGATTTCATTATAACATTCGCAATAACTCTTTTTTTAGTATCGTtggatttttatttggttaaaaatattactgGAAG atttttagtaaaaatgatatgGTGGATCGATGCCAATCCTGATTATTCTAACAAAATCGTTTTCCAATCTTCCGAAGAAACctcattaaataatatggataaaaatattttttggtatgcattatatgcatattttttaatatggcTCATGCAAACAATACAAATGTTAATGTCCTTACAGCTTTGCtggtttttattatgttgtatatgcttatttttgtccttttataatttatttaatttttggcAATGCTCAAAAGAACAACGAAAAATGGTTGCAAATATTATGAGCAAtgttaatttaaattatatatataataaaatattttataatatgtaa
- a CDS encoding ATP-dependent RNA helicase DBP5, putative, protein MSLTEEKPKEKIDEKNDEKADEKTNEQVDEKIKDENEKEDKDTPEKKEDENVMNMFLSYLQKNKDDPKVLQTMLSMMGGKGGNTIPADLLKLAQGDNKKDDKSEENNAQSPSKVSQTNESENNDTGKSADNKKDKEGEKNDDVNGENKEVIKKKHSELVEDNDDYEIENCEPELPLEEEAISLIENINIENDEKNKGNKEDSIKKTNGVSVSANMAKLADKYMSGGKIADATGKEQSDFKLYHSKNSWEELKIDNELIQILTYLKFFGPSKIQAYALPIILDSNRNLIAQSQNGSGKTLTFVIAMLSKINRALYSLQAVCICPTRELAQQNYDVVGKFTKYLNVRTFLAVPLCEKYNKSNGIQIYVGTPGKTLDFLKRKYIDTNNIKIFVLDEADDLIDIKNNMSSQVESIKRFLPKSCQILLFSATYNDNVRVFADKFAPRATKISVRQEDLTLKCVKQYYLITENDEQKYYYLSELYCSMTISQCVIFVNSKKSAYNLYQFMTENNHNVTLICADSVISRFTKNKVEKTNVMGMDPKTRDSLMSDFKKGISKVLICTDLLSRGIDVPSISLVINFDLPYIYQGRITNSADAIANQNVNMETYIHRIGRTGRFGTKGMAINFISKMQMPHIQQIEKYYKCVISDLEYDSELMMTSITKLKN, encoded by the coding sequence atgagtTTGACAGAAGAAAAaccaaaagaaaaaatcgACGAAAAAAACGACGAAAAAGCCGacgaaaaaacaaatgaacAAGTTgacgaaaaaataaaagatgaaaatgagAAAGAAGATAAAGATACACCagaaaaaaaggaagatgaaaatgttatgaatatgtttttatcatatttacaaaaaaataaagatgatCCCAAAGTTCTTCAAACTATGTTAAGTATGATGGGGGGAAAGGGTGGAAATACAATACCAGCAGATTTACTAAAATTAGCACAAggtgataataaaaaagatgataaatcagaagaaaataatgccCAAAGCCCATCCAAAGTAAGCCAAACAAATGAaagtgaaaataatgataccGGAAAATCGgctgataataaaaaggataaAGAAggggaaaaaaatgatgacgTAAATggagaaaataaagaagttataaaaaaaaaacacagtGAATTAGTAGAAGATAATGATGACTatgaaattgaaaattGTGAACCAGAGTTACCTCTTGAAGAAGAAGCAATATCATTAATTGAAAACATCAACatagaaaatgatgaaaagaATAAGGGTAATAAAGAAGAttctattaaaaaaacaaatggtGTTTCTGTTTCTGCAAATATGGCTAAGCTAgctgataaatatatgagtGGCGGTAAAATTGCAGACGCAACCGGAAAGGAACAAAGTGactttaaattatatcattctaaaaattcatgggaagaattaaaaattgataatgaacttatacaaatattaacttacttaaaattttttggaCCATCAAAAATTCAAGCATATGCATTACCAATCATATTAGATAGTAACAGAAATTTAATTGCACAATCACAAAATGGGTCTGGTAAAACATTAACTTTTGTAATAGCAATGCTATCAAAAATCAATAGAgcattatattcattacaAGCAGTTTGTATATGTCCAACCAGAGAATTAGCACAACAAAATTATGACGTCGTTGgtaaatttacaaaatatttaaacgTTAGAACATTTTTAGCTGTTCCATTatgtgaaaaatataataaatctaATGGTATCCAAATATATGTTGGTACTCCTGGTAAAACTCtagattttttaaaaagaaaatatatcgacactaataatataaaaatatttgtgtTAGATGAAGCAGATGATTTAattgatattaaaaataatatgtcaTCACAAGTTGAAAGTATAAAAAGATTTTTACCAAAAAGTTGTCaaatacttttattttcagctacatataatgataatgtAAGAGTTTTTGCTGATAAATTTGCCCCAAGAGCAACAAAAATAAGTGTGAGACAAGAAGATTTAACTTTAAAATGTGTtaaacaatattatttaataacagaaaatgatgaacaaaaatattactatttatCTGAATTATATTGTTCTATGACTATATCACAATGTgttatatttgttaattCCAAAAAATCagcatataatttatatcagTTTATGACAGAAAATAATCACAACGTTACACTAATTTGTGCAGATAGTGTAATTAGTAGatttacaaaaaacaaagttgaaaaaacaaatgtaaTGGGTATGGATCCTAAAACAAGAGATTCTTTAATGTctgattttaaaaaaggtaTATCAAAAGTTTTAATATGTACAGATCTATTATCTAGAGGTATTGATGTTCCATCTATAAGTTTGgttattaattttgatttgccatatatttatcaagGTAGAATAACTAATTCAGCTGATGCTATAGCAAATCAAAATGTAAACATGGAAACTTATATTCATAGAATTGGAAGAACAGGAAGATTTGGAACAAAGGGTATGgctattaattttattagtaAAATGCAAATGCCACATATTCAacaaattgaaaaatattacaagTGCGTAATTTCAGATCTTGAATATGATTCAGAACTTATGATGACCTCTATAACCAagttgaaaaattaa